The Mucilaginibacter yixingensis genome window below encodes:
- the gcvT gene encoding glycine cleavage system aminomethyltransferase GcvT, with the protein MKNTALTATHQSLGAKMVPFAGYNMPVQYAGINVEHETVRKSVGVFDVSHMGEFILKGDKALDLIQRVTSNDASKLYDGKVQYSCLPNENGGIVDDLLVYRIDDKTYMLVVNASNIEKDWNWISRFNTEGVDMKDISDRTALLAVQGPKAAEALQSLTDIDLASMDYYTFKKGQFAGLDNVLVSATGYTGAGGFELYVDNEHAQQLWDAVFAAGEAFGIKPIGLGARDTLRLEMGFCLYGNDIDDTTSPLEAGLGWVTKFSKEFTNSAALQQQKQDGIQQKLVGFEMIDRGIPRHDYAIVDADGNNIGRVTSGTQSPSLQKAVGLGYVANAFAKEGSEIYISIRDNKVKAKVVKPPFYK; encoded by the coding sequence ATGAAGAACACCGCCTTAACTGCCACCCACCAAAGCCTGGGCGCCAAAATGGTGCCGTTTGCCGGCTACAACATGCCCGTACAGTATGCAGGCATTAATGTTGAACACGAAACCGTGCGCAAAAGCGTAGGTGTTTTTGACGTGAGCCACATGGGCGAGTTTATTCTAAAAGGCGACAAAGCACTCGATCTGATTCAGCGTGTTACCAGTAACGATGCCTCAAAACTATATGACGGCAAAGTGCAATACAGCTGCCTGCCAAACGAAAACGGCGGCATTGTAGACGACTTGCTGGTTTACCGCATTGACGACAAAACCTACATGCTGGTTGTAAACGCCTCTAACATTGAGAAAGACTGGAACTGGATCAGCCGTTTTAATACCGAAGGGGTGGATATGAAAGATATTTCTGACCGCACCGCACTGTTGGCCGTTCAAGGTCCCAAAGCTGCCGAAGCGCTGCAAAGTCTGACTGACATTGACCTGGCCAGCATGGACTATTATACCTTCAAAAAAGGCCAATTTGCCGGACTGGATAATGTGCTGGTATCGGCCACCGGCTATACCGGCGCTGGCGGGTTTGAGCTTTACGTTGATAATGAACATGCCCAGCAACTCTGGGACGCTGTTTTTGCCGCAGGCGAAGCATTCGGCATTAAGCCTATAGGCCTGGGTGCGCGTGATACCCTGCGTCTGGAAATGGGTTTCTGCCTTTACGGCAATGATATTGACGATACTACCTCTCCGCTGGAAGCTGGCTTAGGCTGGGTAACCAAATTCAGCAAAGAGTTTACTAATAGCGCAGCCCTGCAGCAACAAAAGCAAGACGGCATTCAGCAAAAACTGGTAGGTTTTGAGATGATTGATCGTGGTATCCCTCGTCATGATTATGCTATTGTTGATGCAGATGGCAACAACATCGGTCGGGTAACCTCTGGTACGCAATCACCATCGCTACAGAAAGCCGTTGGTTTAGGCTATGTGGCTAATGCTTTTGCCAAAGAGGGCTCGGAGATCTATATCAGCATTCGCGATAATAAGGTGAAAGCCAAGGTGGTGAAGCCGCCGTTTTATAAATAG